In one Neobacillus sp. CF12 genomic region, the following are encoded:
- a CDS encoding sugar ABC transporter permease: MKFQFFRGDNLKAYLFLAPFLIVYSLFMLYPIIKGFIISLHDWTLGMDSTFVGLQNYVTMFKDSYFWEALGNTILFVLISTPALIFVGLGIALLVNAGLKGTTFLRSVFFLPYVLSISVIASIWVFILQPYTGLLNTFLHKMGIVEEIFWLGDENLAWVSILLATIWWTVGFNMVLFLAGLQEIPDEYYEAAKMDGANSWKQFISITLPSLKGVMLLTVVLQTINSFKLFGQPYLMTNGGPGTETRALVQYIYEKGFIEQQMGVASSMSYVLFAITIVFAFIQFKFFQNKD, from the coding sequence GTGAAGTTTCAATTTTTTAGGGGAGATAACTTGAAAGCCTATTTATTCCTAGCCCCTTTTTTAATTGTATATAGTTTGTTTATGCTTTACCCAATCATTAAAGGTTTTATCATAAGTTTGCATGATTGGACATTAGGAATGGATTCAACCTTTGTAGGATTACAAAACTACGTCACAATGTTCAAGGATAGTTACTTTTGGGAAGCATTAGGGAATACCATCCTTTTTGTATTAATTTCAACTCCTGCACTCATTTTTGTCGGCTTAGGAATTGCGTTGTTGGTTAATGCAGGTTTAAAAGGAACAACCTTTCTCCGCTCTGTCTTTTTCCTTCCATATGTCCTGTCGATTTCGGTTATCGCAAGTATTTGGGTATTTATTTTACAACCTTATACAGGTTTGTTAAATACATTTCTCCATAAAATGGGGATCGTTGAAGAAATCTTTTGGCTTGGCGACGAAAATCTTGCTTGGGTATCCATATTATTAGCCACAATTTGGTGGACAGTTGGGTTTAACATGGTCTTATTTCTTGCAGGTCTACAGGAAATTCCAGATGAATACTATGAGGCAGCGAAAATGGACGGAGCTAATTCTTGGAAACAGTTCATTTCAATCACTCTGCCTTCATTAAAGGGTGTAATGCTATTAACGGTTGTATTACAAACAATCAATTCATTTAAATTATTTGGTCAGCCTTATTTGATGACGAATGGTGGACCTGGTACAGAAACAAGAGCATTAGTCCAATACATTTATGAAAAAGGCTTTATCGAGCAACAAATGGGGGTCGCATCTTCCATGTCTTATGTTCTTTTCGCCATTACAATCGTATTTGCATTCATTCAATTTAAGTTCTTTCAAAATAAAGACTGA
- a CDS encoding sugar-binding domain-containing protein translates to MRITYFLDGSWNFGIDPTNKGESESWYTGSIPNALSVEVPHIWQREGDQFVSYNGAAWYERQVKIENPSQHHDYFLCFGAVDYSCRVWWNGQYIGEHEGGFTPFEFNISSTLIKDDNQLTIRVYDYEANAEIPIGKQGSWYTRVSGIWQSVKLEVREKIYISNVLVTPNIGQENLEISSFISGVISEITAINFVIRGHSLLDEPWVDTESYSGTLQMVETTTPLIQEANNMTHFKTIINAQDMKKWSPEKPYLYEIEVTLVSEGKVDSYQTTFGYRKVEQKNGRIYLNNEPIYIRGALDQAFYPDTIYAVPSVEYIKKELQAAKDMGFNLLRKHIKAELPVYLYWADRLGMLIWAEPPNYVKWTATAQKRFVKLLNEMMIRDYNHPSIIIWSIYNEEWGLEWDLEFDIEKQDHVAELFDEVKRWDKTRLFCDNSGWTHVKTDINDHHRYFALPEQIKEWEKDLDEYVIAQRERNFVTGYKSKGEPLLISEFGMWGLPSIDKLRNYYEGKEPWWFVNQGDGTHQDDYKKPTTALVNHLKFGIREALGDLENLAVSSQKRMFRGVKSLIEEMRKRPQIAGYVVTEFTDIEWETNGWLDFMRDPKEEFDRLIDFNGPTCVIADISNKNLWSGESIKVDIVVVNDLAHLNDVTIKWEIVSDTQLPYKTLNGEINFNLNNESYWKIEDGICFTVPEVSRSEFAQLKLVLISNGQVIGSNVEEFTFTNKHAIQRPDSTIYAHHLPQEFANQLVTHGIEVTDELEKDVIVVTDHLDTEILTHIHNGGHAIFLAEAGDHLEENGHYPFRQLPPGESWPRASSMNYINTEWFNGVPLHPEVGWEGSELFPDYVIPFSDYKKEGTKRTINMFGSPRLAEESNVLAGYFQGWLGQNGGSIVHHRDGKGSVLIVTWKLLDQYGKHPIATQLLNKLIIKVKGESIYEN, encoded by the coding sequence ATGCGGATAACTTATTTTTTAGATGGAAGTTGGAATTTTGGTATTGATCCAACAAATAAAGGTGAAAGTGAATCTTGGTATACAGGGAGTATTCCGAATGCACTAAGTGTTGAAGTTCCACATATTTGGCAGCGTGAAGGAGACCAATTTGTTTCTTACAATGGAGCAGCATGGTATGAGAGACAAGTGAAAATAGAGAATCCATCACAACACCATGATTATTTTTTGTGTTTCGGTGCCGTCGATTATTCATGTCGAGTGTGGTGGAATGGTCAATATATTGGAGAGCATGAAGGTGGATTTACACCGTTTGAATTTAACATATCTTCTACACTTATAAAAGACGACAATCAATTAACCATTCGAGTATATGATTATGAAGCCAATGCAGAGATACCAATTGGGAAACAAGGTAGTTGGTATACTCGTGTAAGTGGGATTTGGCAATCTGTTAAATTAGAAGTGCGTGAAAAAATATATATTTCTAACGTTCTGGTAACTCCAAATATTGGTCAGGAAAACCTTGAAATCAGTTCATTTATTTCAGGTGTAATAAGTGAAATTACAGCAATAAACTTTGTCATTCGAGGGCATTCTCTTCTTGATGAACCATGGGTAGACACTGAAAGTTATTCAGGAACATTACAAATGGTGGAAACAACTACACCATTAATTCAAGAAGCGAACAACATGACTCATTTCAAAACAATAATAAATGCACAAGATATGAAAAAATGGTCTCCCGAAAAACCTTATCTTTATGAAATTGAAGTTACGTTAGTTTCTGAGGGGAAAGTTGATTCGTATCAAACGACGTTCGGATATCGAAAAGTAGAGCAAAAGAATGGTCGAATTTATTTAAACAATGAGCCTATTTACATCCGAGGTGCATTAGATCAAGCGTTTTACCCAGACACGATTTACGCCGTACCATCTGTTGAGTACATTAAAAAAGAATTGCAAGCAGCAAAAGACATGGGATTTAACCTGCTTCGGAAACATATTAAAGCAGAGCTGCCGGTTTATTTATATTGGGCGGATAGGCTTGGAATGTTAATTTGGGCAGAGCCGCCAAATTATGTGAAATGGACAGCTACAGCACAAAAGCGTTTTGTGAAACTATTAAATGAAATGATGATAAGGGATTACAATCATCCCTCCATAATCATCTGGTCCATCTACAATGAAGAATGGGGATTAGAGTGGGATCTTGAGTTTGATATAGAAAAACAAGATCATGTCGCCGAACTATTTGATGAAGTAAAGCGTTGGGATAAAACAAGATTGTTTTGTGACAATAGTGGCTGGACTCACGTTAAAACAGATATAAACGATCATCATCGTTATTTTGCCTTACCAGAACAAATTAAAGAATGGGAAAAGGATCTCGATGAATATGTAATTGCACAGCGTGAGAGAAATTTTGTTACAGGATATAAATCCAAGGGAGAACCACTTCTTATTTCAGAATTCGGTATGTGGGGATTACCAAGTATAGATAAACTACGTAATTACTATGAAGGGAAAGAGCCTTGGTGGTTTGTGAACCAAGGGGATGGCACCCATCAAGATGATTATAAAAAGCCAACAACAGCATTGGTTAATCATTTGAAATTTGGAATCCGAGAGGCTTTGGGAGATTTAGAGAACTTAGCAGTAAGTTCGCAAAAAAGGATGTTTAGAGGTGTTAAATCTTTAATTGAAGAAATGAGAAAAAGACCTCAAATTGCTGGGTATGTTGTCACGGAGTTCACAGATATTGAATGGGAAACAAATGGCTGGTTGGACTTTATGAGAGACCCAAAAGAAGAATTTGATAGATTAATAGATTTTAACGGGCCTACTTGTGTTATAGCTGATATTTCAAATAAGAATCTATGGTCAGGAGAATCGATAAAGGTCGATATCGTAGTCGTTAATGACTTAGCACATTTAAATGACGTAACAATTAAGTGGGAAATTGTCAGTGATACCCAACTACCCTATAAGACTTTAAATGGTGAAATTAATTTTAATTTGAATAACGAATCATATTGGAAAATTGAGGATGGCATTTGCTTTACAGTTCCGGAGGTTAGTAGATCCGAATTTGCACAATTAAAACTCGTGTTGATATCCAATGGACAGGTTATTGGTTCTAATGTGGAAGAATTCACATTTACAAATAAACATGCTATTCAAAGGCCTGATTCAACGATATATGCTCATCATTTGCCACAGGAATTCGCAAACCAACTAGTAACACATGGCATCGAAGTAACAGATGAACTTGAAAAGGATGTAATTGTTGTCACGGATCACCTGGACACAGAAATTCTTACCCATATTCATAATGGTGGTCATGCGATTTTCTTAGCGGAAGCAGGGGACCATTTGGAGGAAAATGGTCATTATCCTTTCCGACAACTACCACCAGGTGAAAGCTGGCCGCGTGCTTCATCGATGAACTATATCAACACAGAATGGTTTAATGGTGTACCTCTTCACCCTGAAGTTGGCTGGGAAGGGTCTGAGTTGTTCCCTGATTATGTGATCCCTTTTTCTGATTATAAAAAAGAGGGAACGAAGCGAACGATAAACATGTTTGGAAGTCCTAGATTAGCAGAGGAATCTAATGTTTTAGCAGGGTATTTCCAAGGCTGGTTAGGACAAAACGGAGGTTCAATTGTCCACCATCGTGACGGAAAAGGTTCGGTACTTATCGTTACTTGGAAGTTACTAGATCAATATGGAAAACATCCAATTGCAACTCAATTATTAAACAAATTAATAATCAAGGTAAAGGGAGAGAGTATTTATGAAAATTAA
- the dgoD gene encoding galactonate dehydratase, producing the protein MKIKSIELFKVPPRWLFLKVMTDDGLVGWGEPVVEGRADTVKAAVEELSSYIIGQDPMRIEDLWQVMYRAGFYRGGPILTSAISGIEQALWDIKGKFYNAPVYDLMGGASRDKIRVYNWIGGDRPSDVREAALQQIAAGFTAVKMNASEELHYIDSFSKVEKVIERIATVREVGGSDFGIGIDFHGRVHKSMAKILAKELDQYRPMFIEEPVLPENNEALKEIARYTSAPIATGERMYTRWGFKELLQQGVVDIIQPDVSHAGGILETRKIAAMAEAYDVALAPHCPLGPIALASCLQVDACSPNAFIQEQSLGIHYNQGNDILDYILNPQTFEYQDGFVSLPKGPGLGVDVNEEKVREAAKIGHDWKNPVWRNEDGTVAEW; encoded by the coding sequence ATGAAAATTAAAAGTATAGAGCTTTTTAAGGTACCACCACGGTGGTTATTTCTTAAAGTGATGACGGATGACGGTCTTGTTGGCTGGGGGGAACCTGTCGTTGAAGGTCGTGCAGATACTGTAAAAGCAGCGGTCGAAGAGTTGAGCAGCTATATCATTGGACAAGACCCAATGAGAATAGAGGACTTATGGCAGGTGATGTACCGTGCAGGTTTTTACAGAGGCGGCCCAATCCTGACAAGTGCAATTTCAGGGATCGAGCAAGCATTATGGGATATTAAAGGAAAATTTTATAACGCGCCTGTCTACGATCTAATGGGTGGAGCGAGTCGAGATAAAATTCGAGTCTACAACTGGATTGGCGGGGACCGTCCCAGTGATGTTCGAGAAGCAGCATTACAGCAAATAGCTGCAGGCTTTACAGCAGTTAAGATGAATGCATCAGAAGAATTACATTATATCGATTCATTTTCGAAGGTTGAAAAAGTCATAGAACGTATCGCGACTGTCCGTGAAGTTGGAGGAAGTGATTTTGGAATTGGCATCGATTTTCACGGACGTGTTCATAAATCAATGGCAAAAATTCTTGCAAAAGAACTTGACCAATATCGACCTATGTTTATAGAGGAACCAGTCCTGCCTGAAAATAATGAAGCATTAAAGGAAATTGCACGTTATACATCAGCACCAATTGCAACAGGTGAAAGAATGTATACACGCTGGGGTTTTAAAGAACTTTTACAACAAGGGGTTGTAGATATTATTCAACCAGACGTATCACATGCTGGTGGAATTTTAGAAACAAGAAAAATTGCAGCAATGGCTGAAGCCTATGATGTAGCATTGGCACCACATTGCCCATTAGGTCCGATTGCACTTGCTTCATGTCTACAAGTAGACGCGTGTTCACCAAATGCCTTTATCCAAGAACAAAGTTTAGGTATTCACTATAACCAAGGAAATGACATATTAGACTATATCTTGAACCCTCAAACGTTTGAATATCAGGATGGATTTGTTTCCCTTCCAAAAGGTCCTGGTTTAGGTGTTGATGTAAACGAAGAGAAGGTTCGAGAAGCCGCAAAGATAGGTCATGACTGGAAAAATCCAGTTTGGCGTAATGAAGACGGAACCGTTGCAGAGTGGTGA
- a CDS encoding sugar kinase, translating into MNIPMLDVVTLGETMGLFTPNKQGYLRYTNQFSQSFAGSETNVAIGVSRMGYKAGWISRVGKDEFGKGLLMFLRGEDIDLTFVKEDNVSPTGLMFKEYLRENQTRVFYYRSNSAASRLSPKDIDVSYIRQAKYLFVSGITPALSKSCHQAVMAAIKIAKEHGVQVVFDPNLRKTLWEEDVARQTLLDIAKQADIVLPGISEGEFLFGTNDVKEIGDKLLELGAKTVVIKLGKAGASVITGNGVEHVPGYKVQRVVDPIGAGDAFAAGFITGLLDKLPLYESVQRANAFGALATQVKGDIEGLPEREQLSQFMNSTSDDVER; encoded by the coding sequence ATGAATATACCAATGCTTGATGTGGTTACCTTAGGGGAAACCATGGGTCTGTTTACTCCAAACAAACAAGGCTATTTACGTTATACTAACCAGTTCTCCCAATCATTTGCAGGATCCGAAACAAATGTGGCCATTGGAGTATCTCGTATGGGGTATAAAGCCGGATGGATTAGTAGAGTTGGAAAGGACGAGTTTGGGAAAGGGTTATTGATGTTTTTACGAGGAGAGGATATTGATCTTACCTTTGTGAAAGAAGATAATGTATCCCCAACTGGTTTAATGTTTAAAGAATATTTAAGAGAAAATCAAACGAGGGTTTTCTATTATAGAAGTAACTCAGCGGCTAGTCGTCTTTCTCCTAAGGACATCGATGTTTCATATATAAGACAAGCAAAATATTTATTTGTATCTGGCATTACCCCTGCCTTGAGTAAATCCTGTCATCAAGCAGTAATGGCTGCAATAAAAATAGCGAAAGAACATGGGGTCCAAGTTGTGTTTGATCCAAATCTGCGGAAGACGCTGTGGGAAGAAGATGTTGCCCGGCAAACCTTACTTGATATTGCAAAACAAGCAGATATCGTTCTTCCCGGGATTAGTGAAGGTGAATTTTTGTTTGGAACGAACGATGTAAAGGAAATAGGAGATAAACTACTTGAATTAGGGGCCAAAACAGTCGTAATCAAGCTAGGGAAAGCAGGGGCCTCTGTAATCACTGGAAACGGGGTTGAGCATGTTCCAGGCTATAAGGTTCAGCGGGTAGTAGATCCGATTGGAGCTGGGGATGCTTTTGCCGCAGGTTTCATAACAGGTCTACTAGATAAATTACCATTATATGAATCTGTTCAAAGGGCGAATGCATTTGGAGCACTTGCTACCCAGGTAAAAGGAGATATTGAAGGGCTTCCAGAACGTGAACAATTATCTCAATTTATGAATTCAACGTCAGATGATGTTGAACGGTAA
- a CDS encoding carbohydrate ABC transporter permease, producing the protein MASVKKKTTTSRKLLHLFGYLFVFIWLIPVLWMFMTALKPGGTAVTVISELIKAPFTIDNYSYVLNNASIWRWTWNSLYVAIVTTVVTIVLTSLAAFALSRLKFIGKNFIFWLIIGGLMVPVEAKIIPLFQIMMDFGLVNSYSALILPGLAAPLGVFIMKQFYDGIPNELVEAAKIDGAGTFRIFWSIFLPLSRSSMAALGIFTFITSWNNFLWPFLAVNEEKMMTLPVGIPTFQSAYTAELMIPMAANVLASLPAIIVFIFFQKHIIKGITMTGIK; encoded by the coding sequence GTGGCATCTGTCAAAAAGAAGACAACAACGAGTAGAAAGTTATTACATCTTTTCGGCTATCTATTTGTATTCATATGGTTAATCCCAGTGTTATGGATGTTTATGACAGCATTAAAACCAGGAGGAACGGCGGTTACTGTCATTAGTGAGTTAATAAAAGCGCCATTTACCATAGATAATTATAGTTATGTACTGAACAATGCGTCTATATGGAGATGGACGTGGAATAGTTTATATGTAGCCATTGTAACAACAGTTGTAACCATTGTATTAACATCACTCGCAGCTTTTGCTTTATCGCGATTAAAATTTATCGGAAAAAACTTTATTTTTTGGCTAATCATTGGTGGGTTAATGGTTCCAGTTGAAGCAAAAATTATACCTTTATTTCAAATTATGATGGACTTTGGTCTCGTTAACAGCTATAGCGCCCTTATTTTACCGGGATTAGCAGCACCACTAGGTGTCTTTATCATGAAGCAATTCTATGATGGAATTCCAAATGAGTTGGTAGAAGCAGCAAAAATAGATGGAGCAGGTACATTCCGAATCTTTTGGAGCATTTTCTTACCGTTATCTCGTTCATCAATGGCTGCACTAGGAATCTTTACCTTTATTACGTCCTGGAATAATTTCTTATGGCCATTCCTCGCAGTAAATGAAGAGAAAATGATGACTCTGCCAGTTGGAATACCGACCTTCCAAAGTGCTTACACAGCAGAATTAATGATTCCTATGGCTGCAAACGTGCTTGCAAGCTTGCCGGCTATTATCGTGTTCATATTCTTCCAAAAGCATATTATTAAAGGAATTACCATGACTGGAATTAAGTAA
- a CDS encoding ABC transporter substrate-binding protein: MKKVSVFMLILVLVLGLIACSSGGNEETSSSEENGVTKLTFWAPLSGGDGDFMKELVTKFNEENNDVEVELLNLKAEEYYTKIRTSVTSQQAPDVALAHASKLAELQSANLIESIEKTSNDAKIDWTTFSENIVNATIIDNEHYAIPLDTHALIMFANKKILDDAGLLNADGKPSIEPGAEGFVEFLKQVKKNSPAGTFPLSATSNGDSPLRMWWTFYSQLGGEMLNEGGTKAAFNNEKSLEALNLLNEMIEGELWPKNIKNGGELFTAQKAAIHMNGVWMTGALEQNKGLEFVALPIPQLFDQPATWGDSHLFVIPKQEKQTDEKRVASLTFANWITEHSASWAKAGHVPSKPEILESSEFKELEYRSDYAEIGDYVSYMPNSPKLSAINDVLKKHLNLFMNGQSTAKDTLENAEKEVNALLSN; the protein is encoded by the coding sequence ATGAAAAAGGTAAGCGTATTCATGTTGATACTTGTTTTAGTGTTGGGACTTATCGCGTGCTCTAGTGGAGGAAATGAGGAAACATCTTCAAGTGAGGAAAATGGGGTAACGAAACTGACTTTTTGGGCTCCGTTAAGTGGCGGAGACGGAGATTTTATGAAAGAGCTAGTTACTAAATTTAATGAAGAAAACAATGATGTTGAAGTTGAACTATTAAACTTAAAAGCAGAGGAATACTACACCAAAATTAGAACATCTGTTACATCACAGCAGGCACCGGATGTTGCGTTAGCACATGCCTCTAAACTTGCTGAACTACAATCTGCTAATTTAATAGAGAGTATTGAGAAGACTTCAAACGATGCCAAAATCGATTGGACAACTTTTAGTGAAAATATTGTAAACGCTACAATTATTGATAATGAACATTATGCAATACCTTTAGATACCCATGCGCTTATCATGTTTGCCAATAAAAAAATCCTTGATGATGCCGGATTATTAAATGCCGATGGGAAGCCATCCATCGAACCGGGTGCAGAAGGATTTGTAGAATTTTTAAAACAAGTAAAGAAAAATTCACCAGCTGGGACTTTCCCATTATCAGCAACATCTAATGGAGATTCACCACTGCGTATGTGGTGGACATTCTACAGCCAACTAGGTGGAGAGATGTTAAATGAAGGTGGAACTAAAGCTGCTTTTAATAATGAGAAATCTTTAGAAGCGCTAAATCTATTGAATGAGATGATTGAAGGCGAATTATGGCCAAAAAATATTAAAAACGGCGGAGAACTTTTCACTGCTCAAAAAGCTGCCATTCATATGAATGGTGTATGGATGACAGGTGCACTAGAACAAAATAAAGGACTTGAGTTTGTAGCATTACCTATTCCCCAACTATTTGATCAACCAGCTACATGGGGTGATTCACATTTATTTGTTATACCAAAACAAGAAAAACAAACCGATGAGAAAAGGGTAGCTAGTTTAACATTTGCAAACTGGATAACTGAACATTCAGCATCTTGGGCAAAAGCTGGACATGTTCCTAGTAAACCAGAAATCTTAGAATCATCTGAGTTTAAAGAATTAGAATATAGAAGTGACTATGCTGAAATTGGTGACTACGTTTCTTATATGCCGAACTCTCCAAAACTATCAGCGATCAATGATGTCCTTAAAAAGCATTTGAACCTATTTATGAATGGTCAGTCCACTGCTAAAGATACACTTGAAAATGCAGAAAAAGAAGTGAACGCATTATTAAGTAATTAA
- a CDS encoding bifunctional 4-hydroxy-2-oxoglutarate aldolase/2-dehydro-3-deoxy-phosphogluconate aldolase has product MIIEQFKEHKIISIVRGIAVEDVEQIFQTLYEEGIRLIEVTLNTEHALTIINEMSRKFEGRMFVGAGTVLTPEMAIQAIEAGAKFILTPTVNMETIHTVKTEGVFCIAGALTPTEILTAYENGADLVKIFPAGTMGVNYLKDLQGPLPQIPTVPTGGIDVTNALEFLEAGATALGVGSSIVKGKKGYDENDFAELREKASKFFQVCHSKNR; this is encoded by the coding sequence ATGATAATAGAACAATTTAAAGAACATAAGATTATCTCCATTGTAAGAGGAATAGCAGTGGAGGATGTAGAACAAATCTTTCAAACGTTATATGAAGAGGGAATCAGGTTAATTGAGGTCACACTTAACACCGAACATGCCTTGACGATTATTAATGAGATGAGCCGGAAATTTGAAGGTCGAATGTTTGTTGGAGCTGGAACCGTTCTTACACCTGAAATGGCAATCCAAGCGATTGAGGCTGGGGCTAAGTTTATTCTTACGCCTACCGTTAACATGGAAACAATACACACGGTCAAAACAGAGGGAGTCTTCTGTATTGCAGGTGCACTCACACCAACAGAAATTCTTACTGCCTATGAAAATGGTGCAGATCTAGTTAAGATATTCCCTGCTGGGACAATGGGAGTAAATTATTTAAAAGATCTTCAAGGCCCATTGCCACAAATTCCAACCGTACCAACTGGTGGTATCGATGTAACCAACGCATTGGAATTTCTTGAGGCTGGAGCAACAGCACTTGGTGTAGGGAGCTCGATCGTAAAAGGGAAAAAAGGCTATGATGAAAATGACTTTGCTGAATTAAGAGAGAAAGCAAGTAAGTTCTTTCAAGTCTGTCATAGTAAAAATAGGTAG
- a CDS encoding DNA topoisomerase III: protein MKLIIAEKPDQGSTLASIFKHKKQSGFIEIFPNETFPNGAYVTWAIGHLCQLVNPEKYEPGWKKWSLENLPMIPNQFQYEVTKDKVKQFSVIQKLVNNPAVTEIIHAGDAGREGELIIRNILRITGCKKPMKRLWISSLTPNSIREGFNKLLDEDYTRNLYYEAYTRACADWVVGMNASRLYSLLLQKQGFSDVFSVGRVQTPTLALIVKREIEIENFKSEPFWEVIAHFNIEGKKYSGKWQNDGESRVKTKEMAEKVAAFCREKSAEVSDVISERKEFLPPFLYNLSALQAEANRRYKFPPKKTLDVLQKLYQKGNVSYPRSDSRHVTKEEANTFPEILSKLSHINGYEKFFPLPVESIIDNKRYVNEKKVTDHYAIIPTEQIPNVDRLDPDEKKLYDLIVTSLIAAHYPKAIAEYTTVTTLVDGRAVFQSKGKVQIEEGWRKVINQKEKEDEPALPQLSKGEQGRTTKVDVKESQTQPPKRYTEGQLITLMKTAGKHIEDKEMEKILSKTEGLGTEATRAGIITMLKDRKYIDVTKNLVYATSKARILIDAIGQEILASPEMTAKWEQKLKEISEGAASPKNFMEQTNKMVSHLISSGVGHSANWAFSEDVRENFTPSKKMTKGKGSTKLGNCKKCDGSVVDKGSFYGCSNYQKNQCNFTISKKILGKNITQKNIKLLLSEGKTDLIEGFTNKDKTFNAKLFLDEQEKRVKFLFEDHPKEQNTN, encoded by the coding sequence ATGAAATTAATTATCGCTGAAAAGCCAGATCAAGGATCAACATTGGCTTCTATTTTTAAACATAAAAAACAAAGTGGTTTTATAGAAATTTTTCCAAACGAGACTTTTCCAAATGGTGCGTACGTCACTTGGGCAATTGGGCATTTATGTCAGCTGGTGAACCCAGAAAAGTACGAGCCAGGATGGAAGAAATGGTCGCTGGAAAATTTGCCAATGATACCGAACCAATTCCAATACGAAGTAACGAAGGATAAAGTAAAACAATTTTCTGTTATTCAGAAGCTTGTGAATAACCCCGCGGTAACAGAAATAATACACGCGGGCGATGCGGGGCGTGAGGGTGAATTAATTATCCGTAACATTCTTCGGATCACAGGTTGTAAGAAGCCAATGAAACGTCTTTGGATTTCTTCTTTAACGCCGAACTCGATTCGCGAGGGGTTTAATAAATTATTAGACGAAGACTATACAAGGAATTTATATTATGAAGCGTACACTCGGGCATGTGCGGACTGGGTTGTTGGAATGAATGCCTCGCGGCTCTATAGCTTACTATTACAAAAACAAGGGTTTTCTGATGTATTTTCGGTAGGAAGGGTGCAGACTCCAACCTTAGCTCTTATTGTAAAAAGAGAAATAGAAATTGAAAATTTCAAATCCGAGCCCTTTTGGGAAGTAATTGCACATTTTAACATTGAGGGTAAGAAATACAGTGGTAAGTGGCAGAATGATGGAGAATCAAGAGTAAAAACAAAAGAAATGGCAGAGAAGGTTGCGGCGTTTTGCCGAGAAAAGTCAGCAGAAGTTTCAGATGTTATATCAGAAAGAAAAGAATTTTTACCACCGTTTCTTTATAATCTCTCTGCTCTTCAGGCTGAAGCAAATCGACGATATAAATTTCCACCAAAGAAGACACTAGATGTACTGCAAAAACTATATCAAAAAGGAAATGTCTCATATCCCCGCTCGGATTCGCGGCATGTAACGAAGGAAGAAGCAAATACATTTCCTGAAATTCTTTCTAAATTAAGTCATATTAATGGCTATGAAAAATTTTTCCCATTGCCAGTTGAATCAATTATTGATAATAAGCGGTATGTGAATGAAAAAAAGGTGACGGATCACTACGCCATTATTCCTACCGAACAAATTCCAAATGTTGATCGGCTAGATCCAGATGAAAAGAAACTGTATGACCTCATTGTCACGAGTTTAATAGCAGCACATTATCCGAAAGCGATTGCCGAATACACGACGGTAACAACATTAGTAGATGGACGAGCGGTTTTTCAATCAAAGGGAAAAGTTCAAATTGAAGAAGGCTGGCGAAAGGTAATCAACCAAAAGGAAAAAGAGGACGAGCCTGCTCTCCCTCAACTGTCAAAAGGTGAGCAAGGTCGTACGACGAAGGTAGATGTAAAAGAGAGCCAGACACAACCGCCAAAACGCTATACTGAAGGTCAGTTAATCACGTTAATGAAGACGGCCGGCAAGCATATCGAAGATAAAGAAATGGAAAAAATATTATCTAAGACGGAAGGTCTTGGTACCGAGGCCACAAGAGCCGGTATTATTACCATGCTGAAGGATAGAAAATATATCGATGTAACCAAGAACTTGGTTTATGCAACTTCAAAGGCTAGAATATTGATAGATGCTATTGGACAGGAAATTCTCGCTTCTCCAGAAATGACAGCCAAATGGGAGCAGAAACTAAAAGAAATATCAGAAGGCGCAGCTTCCCCTAAGAACTTTATGGAACAAACCAATAAAATGGTATCGCATCTAATTTCTTCAGGAGTGGGTCATTCTGCTAATTGGGCATTTTCAGAAGATGTTCGTGAAAATTTCACTCCTAGTAAGAAGATGACAAAGGGTAAAGGCAGTACGAAACTTGGCAACTGCAAAAAGTGTGATGGCTCAGTCGTTGATAAAGGAAGTTTTTACGGTTGTTCAAACTATCAAAAAAACCAATGTAATTTCACGATATCAAAAAAGATTCTCGGAAAAAACATTACCCAAAAGAATATTAAGCTTCTTTTATCTGAAGGCAAAACAGACTTAATTGAAGGTTTTACCAACAAAGATAAAACTTTTAATGCAAAGCTTTTTCTAGATGAGCAGGAGAAAAGGGTAAAGTTTTTATTTGAGGATCATCCAAAAGAACAAAACACAAATTAG